One part of the Anopheles coustani chromosome 2, idAnoCousDA_361_x.2, whole genome shotgun sequence genome encodes these proteins:
- the LOC131262079 gene encoding uncharacterized protein LOC131262079 yields the protein MWPMKLDMTKEECRGVLRRLELESYGSLISTFRAQGFLCKEKLRILEDLRRILHISNDRHRAEARRVANDERLYTVAEIICGPNSSQDWRREGHRAFPILPRSVPHTALTYIANTVYEQLTRANCKLPHPANTSCNRLKKAEEEMFKFELVRKELSLFEKGFERDAAVVTSDPLQDIMAKSYINIDVKRTEESKAEASTHAPEEVAVVESSENRQDAPDTTSTGNTTEQPSLSDILLDNSNSPLVASNTPNKISEKPNTKSSERSRKKSQGTKRQSKVKSPYPAGKPSKNGPVNSTKQSSKATSIPSPHLMHSYAVPFDLVSATNGGNFYPEPPQLQQHLTSNMPYPAPLGHSKGGQSGMFSPGSFSTSRGQTPSSPVHPSANYPPPSSGHLHSYKHQQGILPSSKKDIQYNLSKLNPTNSMPPQKGVNTSTVPSRGPNNFPSGAKGLPQALLNYQKRTNSKNILIPTSAAAATLASLGLPLAEHTSDWISSKSRDTAVGIKPNKLQQEISNPRVTLHIPPMAISSSPEEVEESSPVPSDSNIAGKESLSSFPSAAAHVSVTTSSVGDVIATNNPTQSSDLTSSSVPGKSNVEFGPVLTPPVVNNVLPLKQPNIAGFTPVKSGSKLSVSKTQLMPLVAPSPAPQSAPIGAAGMTKSNVFILPKSNVQGILNVGQKISISKCIVDPPAGAPAVTRSPPKVIVQPVPNLNNVASFDLDTDRKEATAQMRQQLFAPDKLSSEVAHVLTPMEIATGGLVKPVANVQPAIRSISVDGAPSIVPAALDAPTVRKITISASQLIPFKGTLRDGKSLPTVTIASNASNLPLATKQVKFGSSSGVESTNAPTIAASKPSIDWEQEVDRANGTQQGPPTAEVHNLPDNGEEVKEVVVKMDAIQETNGISQQHDHNSTETEQPTASKQVEETIPPSFGVISADRTDDSSATDSADAEEDPEDDSARIVEDDGIEEDDYDEEDRTVVDVETDTHGIIIEEDEANYDSFIEEVADDENYIEEIVDEQMEISYESSRELAHTSDNIIEEEEEEEEEEDHHPSMNGMMEDDQTEMMQYAQCTDMIADETVENGSSHEPHSMKDDIVCELLEIDADGTYSTRQFSYEQAIAEGLTVLPTMAKPAHKANRSVS from the exons ATGTGGCCAATGAAGCTGGACATGACGAAGGAAGAGTGTCGGGGTGTGCTCCGAAGGCTCG AGCTGGAATCCTATGGCAGCCTCATCAGCACCTTTCGAGCACAGGGCTTTCTGTGCAAGGAGAAACTGCGGATACTGGAAGATCTTCGACGAATTCTGCACATTTCAAACGATCGGCATCGGGCAGAGGCAAGACGCGTGGCGAACGACGAGCGACTCTACACGGTGGCCGAAAT AATCTGCGGACCAAACAGTTCGCAAGATTGGCGCCGCGAGGGCCATCGAGCATTTCCCATTCTACCAAGGTCGGTACCGCACACCGCACTCACGTACATCGCCAACACCGTATACGAGCAGCTAACCCGTGCGAACTGCAAGCTACCGCATCCCGCCAACACGTCCTGCAATCGACTCAAAAAGGCCGAAGAGGAAATGTTCAAGTTTGAGCTGGTGCGAAAAGAGCTCTCCCTGTTCGAGAAGGGATTCGAACGGGATGCCGCCGTGGTTACATCGGACCCG TTGCAGGATATTATGGCTAAAAGCTATATCAACATCGATGTTAAGCGGACCGAGGAATCTAaagcggaagcatccacacacgcaccGGAAGAAGTGGCCGTTGTTGAGTCGTCTGAGAATAGGCAGGACGCGCCGGACACGACATCAACTGGCAACACGACCGAGCAACCTTCGCTGAGCGATATACTGTTGGACAACTCCAACAGCCCGCTAGTTGCAAGTAATACCCCGAACAAAATTTCGGAAAAACCCAACACGAAAAGCAGCGAACGTTCGAGGAAAAAATCTCAAGGCACCAAACGACAAAGCAAGGTAAAATCACCCTACCCGGCCGGGAAACCGAGCAAGAATGGACCGGTAAACAGCACTAAACAGTCGTCCAAGGCAACGAGCATACCGAGCCCTCATCTGATGCACTCTTACGCTGTCCCCTTCGATCTGGTGTCGGCCACAAACGGAGGCAACTTTTACCCCGAACCGCCACAATTGCAACAGCATTTAACATCCAATATGCCATACCCAGCCCCGCTGGGGCACTCCAAGGGAGGGCAGTCGGGAATGTTTTCACCCGGCAGTTTTTCCACCTCCAGAGGCCAGACACCGTCGTCTCCTGTACATCCGTCGGCAAATTATCCGCCACCCTCATCGGGCCATTTACACTCATACAAGCACCAGCAGGGCATTTTGCCTTCCTCTAAAAAGGATATTCAGTACAACTTGTCTAAACTGAACCCCACAAATAGCATGCCACCGCAGAAAGGAGTCAATACGAGTACCGTACCTTCGCGTGGCCCTAACAATTTCCCTTCCGGTGCGAAAGGTTTACCTCAAGCGCTGTTGAACTATCAAAAGAGAACAAACAGTAAAAATATACTCATCCCCAcatcggcggcggcggcaacgTTGGCTAGCCTGGGTTTACCCTTGGCCGAACATACGAGTGATTGGATTTCATCCAAAAGCCGTGATACAGCCGTCGGAATCAAACCGAACAAACTGCAGCAAGAGATATCGAATCCGAGAGTAACATTACACATCCCTCCGATGGCAATTTCTTCAAGCCCCGAGGAAGTGGAGGAAAGCTCTCCCGTTCCGAGCGATAGCAATATCGCTGGAAAAGAATCGCtatcttcttttccttctgcaGCGGCCCATGTTTCTGTTACCACCAGCTCTGTTGGTGACGTAATTGCCACAAATAACCCTACCCAGAGTTCTGACCTAACCTCTTCAAGTGTGCCGGGTAAATCGAACGTAGAATTCGGTCCGGTCCTTACACCGCCAGTTGTGAACAACGTCCTTCCCCTGAAGCAACCGAACATTGCCGGTTTTACGCCGGTCAAGAGTGGTAGCAAACTGTCCGTGAGCAAGACACAACTTATGCCGTTGGTTGCCCCATCACCAGCACCACAGTCGGCTCCGATCGGTGCCGCGGGAATGACAAAAAGCAATGTGTTCATATTGCCGAAATCCAACGTACAGGGCATTCTTAATGTGGGGCAGAAGATAAGCATCTCCAAATGCATCGTCGACCCGCCGGCGGGAGCACCAGCAGTGACACGGAGTCCACCAAAGGTGATCGTACAGCCGGTACCGAATCTGAACAACGTTGCGTCCTTTGACCTCGACACGGATCGCAAAGAAGCGACGGCCCAGATGAGACAACAACTGTTTGCCCCCGACAAGCTGTCCTCGGAAGTCGCTCATGTGTTGACACCGATGGAAATTGCGACCGGTGGTTTAGTGAAGCCGGTCGCCAATGTTCAGCCAGCAATTCGCTCCATTTCGGTTGATGGTGCCCCTTCAATCGTGCCAGCAGCTCTCGATGCTCCTACGGTTAGAAAAATAACGATTTCCGCAAGCCAGCTGATCCCATTCAAAGGAACTCTACGGGACGGAAAATCGTTACCGACGGTAACGATCGCTTCGAATGCTTCCAATTTGCCACTGGCGACGAAGCAGGTAAAATTTGGCTCTTCTAGCGGTGTTGAAAGTACGAACGCGCCAACTATAGCTGCGAGTAAACCCAGTATAGACTGGGAGCAGGAAGTGGACCGTGCCAATGGCACTCAACAGGGACCACCCACCGCCGAAGTGCACAATCTTCCCGACAACGGTGAAGAGGTAAAAGAAGTGGTGGTTAAAATGGACGCCATACAGGAAACCAACGGAATCAGTCAACAGCACGATCACAACTCGACTGAAACGGAGCAACCGACAGCATCGAAGCAAGTGGAAGAAACAATTCCACCTAGTTTCGGGGTTATCTCAGCGGACCGCACCGACGACTCGTCGGCAACAGATTCGGCCGATGCCGAAGAAGATCCCGAAGACGACTCGGCCAGGATAGTGGAGGATGACGGTATCGAGGAAGATGATTACGATGAAGAGGATCGCACGGTGGTCGACGTGGAAACGGACACGCACGGAATCATTATAGAAGAGGACGAAGCCAACTATGATTCCTTTATCGAAGAGGTGGCGGACGATGAAAACTACATCGAAGAAATCGTCGACGAACAGATGGAAATTAGCTACG AATCGTCACGCGAACTAGCCCACACGTCGGATAATATAAtcgaagaggaggaggaggaggaggaggaggaggatcaTCATCCCAGCATGAATGGAATGATGGAGGACGACCAGACGGAGATGATGCAGTACGCACAGTGCACTGACATGATCGCGGATGAAACAGTCGAAAACGGTAGTTCACATGAGCCGCATTCAATGAAGGACGATATCGTTTGCGAGCTGCTTGAGATCGACGCCGATGGCACCTACTCTACGCGGCAGTTTTCGTACGAACAGGCAATCGCCGAAGGCCTGACGGTACTGCCGACGATGGCCAAACCGGCGCATAAAGCGAACCGATCAGTAAGTTGA
- the LOC131262747 gene encoding uncharacterized protein KIAA2013 homolog, whose product MNYKFDTSDLTRRLKRTFDGNLSYRKLFLLLFVVAVFLLYIGPSFLRWLFGHAEPARDQTMRCMDDRLTPFYLQNLEYNVNIRHQPAFPHEHDAIPYVGNGWFGLEVHTDAHLNIYRGRALQQPINFHPIVSVVSGGQSPSREATVVEYLSGIVHRFQCFPEGYHVSYQYYAHRTMPSVLVQEIQLTNTKNQLTDIELIVPRISDWPSAIVKSIKLQHGSAILEYQVVTGMVDTMPVPGNTEDSKVRAVSIVARKLPRVLTLKKRGTTKLELLLTIHYSDPIPRDKYTVHKELIEKQAVDAMNKALVAAEHGEHNAYHNLKRDHIAVWNKLWETGFHISTSKAENTLNGNNINATMYAVISQARAFEYEQSVTASRKDEIARALTYAEGCYDSYHTLQAENLWRQMSSFEELNAVVGSWMLTLEKQGCHNLIKAGASGIVQAMVLSFGGFRFSNQHLELNIHPKYLHRDYDFRRLNYGNMTHLNISITVRDDNKAIMYVALDRSDRNYYACDAGCLDDPVQLRQSRLMFPVKLTEPVTSILYITSDRKHMEDLRHAIHVKEVVEAPAHEHHVIALHRHGHHLGGLPTLFWVSICVIIIVFHVFLCKLIVKEYCEPPDKMRYRYSKP is encoded by the exons ATGAACTACAAATTCGATACCAGTGATTTGACGCGTCGCCTTAAACGAACATTCGATGGGAATCTGTCGTATCGGAAACTTTTCTTGCTGCTTTTCGTCGTAGCCGTATTCTTGCTGTACATCGGACCGTCGTTTCTGCGGTGGTTATTTGGACATGCAGAACCAGCCAGAG ATCAGACGATGCGCTGCATGGACGATCGATTGACACCATTCTATCTGCAGAACCTCGAGTACAACGTCAATATTCGGCACCAGCCGGCTTTCCCTCACGAGCATGACGCAATCCCGTACGTGGGTAACGGATGGTTCGGGTTGGAGGTGCATACTGATGCACACCTTAACATTTACCGCGGTCGGGCCCTTCAGCAGCCCATTAACTTTCATCCAATCGTCAGTGTAGTTAGCGGGGGTCAGTCTCCTAGCAGGGAGGCAACCGTCGTAGAATACCTAAGCGGGATCGTGCATCGATTTCAATGTTTTCCCGAGGGTTACCATGTTTCGTACCAGTACTATGCCCATCGTACGATGCCTTCCGTGTTGGTGCAGGAAATCCAGcttacaaacacaaaaaatcagCTGACCGACATAGAACTGATCGTGCCCCGCATCTCCGATTGGCCATCCGCCATAGTGAAGAGTATCAAACTGCAGCATGGTTCCGCAATACTAGAGTACCAGGTGGTTACAGGCATGGTCGACACGATGCCAGTACCGGGAAACACGGAAGACAGTAAGGTGCGTGCGGTATCGATTGTGGCGCGCAAATTGCCACGTGTGTTGACGCTGAAAAAACGGGGAACCACAAagctggagctgctgctgaCAATACACTACTCGGACCCGATTCCACGCGACAAGTATACGGTACATAAAGAATTGATTGAAAAGCAAGCGGTCGATGCGATGAACAAGGCACTCGTAGCGGCGGAACACGGCGAACATAATGCTTATCATAATTTGAAGCGGGATCATATTGCCGTGTGGAACAAACTTTGGGAAACGGGCTTCCACATCAGCACATCGAAGGCAGAAAATACCTTAAACGGTAACAATATCAATGCAACGATGTACGCCGTGATTTCGCAGGCACGAGCTTTCGAGTACGAACAGTCGGTTACGGCAAGCCGTAAGGATGAAATAGCTCGAGCTTTGACGTACGCGGAAGGCTGCTACGACAGCTATCATACACTGCAGGCAGAGAACTTGTGGCGTCAGATGTCTTCGTTCGAGGAGCTTAATGCTGTGGTTGGATCTTGGATGCTTACTTTGGAGAAACAGGGCTGCCACAATCTAATCAAGGCGGGCGCGAGTGGTATCGTTCAGGCGATGGTGCTCAGTTTCGGAGGATTCCGTTTTAGCAATCAACATCTGGAGTTGAACATTCATCCAAAGTATTTGCATCGCGACTACGACTTCCGTCGACTGAACTACGGTAACATGACGCATTTAAATATCTCGATTACCGTGCGGGATGACAACAAGGCCATAATGTACGTGGCCTTGGATCGGTCCGATCGGAATTATTACGCCTGCGATGCGGGTTGTCTCGATGATCCGGTACAGTTGCGACAATCCCGGCTCATGTTCCCAGTGAAACTTACCGAACCGGTGACCTCCATTCTCTACATTACGTCCGACCGGAAGCACATGGAAGATCTCCGACATGCCATCCACGTGAAGGAGGTCGTCGAAGCGCCCGCCCACGAGCACCACGTGATTGCCCTGCACCGCCACGGGCACCATCTCGGTGGGCTACCCACACTGTTCTGGGTTTCGATATGCGTGATTATCATTGTTTTTCATGTGTTCCTTTGTAAGCTAATAGTGAAGGAATATTGCGAACCACCGGACAAGATGCGTTACCGTTACAGCAAACCGTAG
- the LOC131265613 gene encoding transmembrane reductase CYB561D2-like codes for MEKKSSSPNEWLSMVDGIFNTINHTMIGVVCIYTSWLCWINGFDKLYTWHVFLTLIGYHLLMAEGIVLFYSGNGWTQKLSHTHKRTVHWLVEVVGCTCCVVGIALEIYFRESTNRRHFSSTHSIVGLISLVFLALTLVNGLMALFAVELRRRIKPLYSKLSHYLTGTVCFVLGMVAIVLAYEKRIYKQNTIAEGVTMMTVFTIAVTVFSMVGVVKTVYNLLKTLAK; via the exons ATGGAGAAGAAAAGTTCATCGCCAAATGAATGGCTTTCGATGGTGGATGGCATTTTCAACACGATCAACCACACGATGATCGGTGTGGTGTGCATCTACACAAGCTGGTTGTGCTGGATAAATGGCTTCGATAAGCTCTACACGTGGCACGTGTTCCTCACCCTCATCGGG TATCACCTCCTGATGGCTGAAGGGATCGTGCTGTTCTATAGTGGCAACGGGTGGACCCAGAAGCTTTCCCATACGCACAAGCGCACCGTGCACTGGTTGGTGGAGGTCGTCGGATGCACGTGCTGTGTCGTCGGCATCGCGCTGGAGATCTACTTCCGTGAATCGACGAACCGGCGGCATTTTAGTTCGACACACAGCATCGTTGGTTTGATTTCACTCGTGTTTCTCGCGCTGACACTCGTCAATGGACTGATGGCACTGTTTGCCGTCGAGCTGCGTAGGCGTATCAAGCCGCTCTACTCCAAGCTGAGCCACTACCTCACCGGAACCGTGTGCTTCGTGCTGGGTATGGTGGCGATCGTGTTGGCGTATGAGAAGCGAATCTACAAGCAGAATACGATCGCGGAGGGAGTGACGATGATGACCGTCTTCACGATCGCTGTCACGGTGTTCAGCATGGTTGGGGTCGTGAAGACGGTTTACAATCTGTTGAAGACGCTCGCAAAGTGA
- the LOC131262027 gene encoding transmembrane reductase CYB561D2-like: MDELDIDENVLRRPRTKISFISCLVFNFLHPLCIFVPSILIIAVCWSRGLTHLFTWHVFLTGLGFHLLMAAGVALPNGGNSLTRNSTHSTRKTIHWILQTVGGGCALIGTVLQYINRETKLKPHFVSTHSIVGLIAVIFVLLSLLNGVSALFGWKLRRLLSPSLTKLIHNATGVATFAMGMCAIALAYEYHIFKENFAFVVRVSLVIITVATCVMSLFGVLKNIYNYLYEAYLGCKSTEYILDDVE, encoded by the exons ATGGACGAGTTGGATATCGACGAAAATGTTCTACGTAGACCGAGAACTAAAATATCGTTTATCTCGTGTTTGGTATTCAATTTTTTGCACCCACTTTGTATATTTGTACCTTCCATATTGATAATAGCTGTTTGTTGGAGCCGAGGATTAACTCATCTGTTTACCTGGCACGTGTTCCTAACGGGATTGGGG TTCCATCTGCTAATGGCCGCAGGAGTAGCGTTGCCGAACGGAGGAAATAGTTTGACCCGAAACTCGACACATTCTACCCGTAAAACCATCCACTGGATCCTGCAAACTGTCGGCGGAGGATGTGCGCTGATAGGAACCGTCCTTCAGTACATTAACCgcgaaacaaaactaaagcCTCACTTCGTGTCTACGCACTCGATCGTCGGATTGATTGCAGTGATTTTTGTCCTTCTCAGCCTACTGAACGGTGTGTCTGCTCTGTTTGGCTGGAAACTCCGTCGGCTCCTGAGCCCATCGTTGACCAAGCTGATCCATAATGCCACCGGAGTGGCCACGTTTGCCATGGGAATGTGTGCGATCGCCTTGGCGTATGAATACCATATATTTAAGGAGAATTTTGCCTTCGTAGTTCGTGTATCTCTCGTGATCATAACGGTCGCCACATGCGTGATGAGTTTGTTTGGTGTTCTGAAAAATATCTACAACTATCTTTACGAGGCATATTTAGGATGTAAAAGCACTGAATACATACTAGATGACGTTGAATAA
- the LOC131262294 gene encoding PAT complex subunit CCDC47, producing the protein MRLLLPLAVLAVICLVPHTTLAQGADNLEDNDFAEFEDFDDEDFVVADAQQGPPVGGGQQQAAAPGAQVMAGNGQPKGQPKKEVNDNEDFMEIDDDQDDEDAIVEDEDNEFEHFQDEEEFEGFASTIGDQDDLRAGGPAGGAGGKQAEPKLTIPKVPIHFRTHWDSYWMEMLMLAGLMAYFANYLVGNKKNSAIANQWLSIHKTLLEDNFALVGDDGKKETEGSTFSFNKESESVYTLWCSGRTCCEGMLVELKMIKRQDLVSLIAGIMKPVQDQLHIKVELSAESMENFVFCVATRRQATKMFKELNDLSKFCCLVNKADEKFGIPGFAILSEISEASTSMLDGRVVAALNKYSHLIDYIHVSDQYSGPIQQEDPNQVKRPDVKRILHCGFNVPVKGDLEEMKPLFILVLYLMDRIRRFKLSKEGRAKSDKNRATVEEEFMKNTHQARAEAAALRREEKRKAEKEKMLAEEDPEKQRRWEKKEQKRQLKKQAPKMKQLSIKAL; encoded by the exons ATGCGGTTGCTACTACCGCTGGCCGTTTTGGCAGTGATCTGCCTAGTGCCACACACAACCCTTGCCCAAGGGGCCGACAATTTGGAAGACAACGATTTTGCCGAGTTCGAAGATTTCGATGATGAAGACTTTGTCGTCGCTGACGCACAGCAGGGACCGCCCGTCGGCGGTGGCCAACAGCAAGCCGCTGCACCCGGTGCACAAGTAATGGCCGGAAATGGCCAACCAAAGGGTCAGCCAAAGAAGGAAGTGAACGACAACGAAGACTTCATGGAGATCGATGACGACCAGGACGACGAGGACGCCATCGTGGAGGACGAGGATAACGAGTTTGAGCATTTCCAGGACGAGGAAGAGTTCGAGGGTTTCGCAAGCACCATCGGTGACCAGGATGATCTGCGAGCGGGAGGTCCGGCCGGAGGTGCCGGTGGGAAGCAGGCCGAACCGAAGCTGACCATCCCGAAGGTACCGATCCATTTCCGGACCCACTGGGACTCGTACTGGATGGAGATGCTGATGCTGGCCGGCTTGATGGCCTACTTTGCCAACTATCTGGTGGGCAACAAGAAGAACTCCGCCATTGCCAACCAGTGGCTCTCGATACACAAGACGCTACTCGAGGACAACTTTGCCCTGGTCGGTGACGATGGCAAAAAGGAAACGGAAGGGTCCACCTTTAGCTTTAACAAGGAAAGCGAAAGTGTGTACACGCTGTGGTGCAGCGGACGGACCTGCTGCGAGGGCATGCTGGTCGAGCTGAAGATGATCAAGCGGCAAGATCTGGTGTCGCTGATAGCTGGAATTATGAAGCCGGTTCAGGATCAGCTGCATATCAAGGTCGAACTGTCGGCGGaatcgatggaaaactttgtgttttgtgtggcaACTCGTAGGCAGGCTACTAAGATGTTTAAGGAGCTGAATGATTTG AGTAAATTCTGTTGTCTAGTCAATAAGGCCGACGAAAAGTTCGGCATTCCCGGGTTTGCCATTTTATCGGAAATTTCCGAAGCTTCCACTAGCATGCTAGACGGAAGGGTTGTTGCTGCGTTAAACAAATACTCACACCTGATCGACTATATCCACGTGTCGGATCAATACAGTGGCCCGATCCAGCAGGAGGACCCGAATCAGGTGAAGCGCCCCGACGTGAAGCGCATCCTGCACTGCGGATTCAACGTGCCGGTCAAGGGTGATCTGGAGGAAATGAAACCGCTGTTCATACTGGTCCTCTACCTTATGGATCGTATTAGGCGTTTCAAACTGTCCAAGGAG GGACGTGCCAAATCAGACAAGAACCGTGCCACCGTGGAGGAGGAATTCATGAAGAACACTCATCAGGCCCGCGCCGAAGCTGCTGCCCTGCGCCGGGAGGAAAAGCGCAAAGCGGAGAAGGAGAAAATGCTCGCCGAAGAGGACCCCGAAAAGCAGCGCCGCTGGGAAAAGAAGGAACAGAAGCGCCAGCTGAAAAAGCAGGCCCCCAAGATGAAGCAGCTTTCGATTAAGGCCTTGTGA
- the LOC131262083 gene encoding PI-PLC X domain-containing protein 3, whose product MATDFTEDLENWMGRLPSELKAIPIINLAIPGSHDTMSYGIKNKAPVAPDAEPVVATLNKFIPCVVRRWAVTQRYGIQEQLKAGVRYFDLRFCMKRPENKFYFVHGLFSEEITEPLDQLKDFLRTHPKEFVVLDCQHFYLFNPTDHCVLSAELNRIFDRKIYSRNVSQLKECTLESATGNGKQVLIVYRSDACVNDRFWLSQDWPTPWPNEINAKKLQQYLDESLAQRSPETGYVSQCVLTPSVRYIVPRFLSSLRSTCAKTVDKQLLEWVKLQQPGTFAEDEKPRTNVFLADFVDIADNQFCKVVIGLNKKLLEQENNSAQSSPSKKSM is encoded by the exons ATGGCAACCGACTTTACTGAAGACTTGGAAAACTGGATGGGTAGGCTACCGTCCGAGCTGAAGGCTATCCCGATTATCAATCTAGCTATTCCCGGCTCACACGATACAATGTCGTACGGCATCAAGAACAAGGCACCGGTGGCGCCGGACGCTGAGCCGGTGGTAGCCACGCTAAACAAGTTCATTCCCTGCGTGGTACGCCGGTGGGCCGTCACGCAGCGTTACGGCATCCAGGAGCAGCTGAAGGCGGGAGTACG GTACTTTGATCTGCGGTTCTGTATGAAGCGGCCGGAGAACAAGTTCTACTTTGTGCACGGGTTGTTCAGCGAGGAGATCACGGAACCGCTCGATCAGCTGAAGGATTTTCTGCGCACCCACCCGAAGGAGTTTGTCGTGCTGGATTGCCAGCATTTTTACCTGTTCAACCCGACCGACCATTGCGTCCTGTCGGCCGAACTGAATCGTATCTTCGACCGGAAGATCTACTCGCGCAACGTGAGCCAGCTGAAGGAGTGCACACTCGAGTCGGCCACCGGGAATGGCAAGCAGGTGCTGATCGTGTACCGCAGCGACGCGTGCGTCAACGATCGGTTCTGGCTGAGCCAGGACTGGCCAACGCCCTGGCCGAATGAAATCAACGCGAAGAAGCTGCAGCAGTACTTGGACGAGTCGCTGGCACAGCGTAGCCCCGAAACGGGGTACGTGTCCCAGTGCGTCCTAACGCCGTCGGTGCGGTACATCGTGCCGCGGTTTCTGTCCTCGCTGCGGTCCACCTGCGCCAAGACGGTCGACAAGCAGTTGCTCGAGTGGGTCAAGCTGCAACAGCCGGGCACGTTCGCGGAAGACGAGAAACCGCGGACGAACGTTTTCCTGGCGGATTTTGTTGACATTGCGGACAATCAGTTCTGTAAGGTGGTAATAGGTTTGAACAAAAAGCTTCTCGAGCAGGAAAATAATAGTGCGCAAAGTTCCCCGTCGAAAAAGAGCATGTAA
- the LOC131262034 gene encoding fibrinogen-like protein A, giving the protein MAIGGFEMELLMTKLDYLQDKLQEVEQTMKTAMESSLKETEHRLQAKMLALEESLKKSVEASEGNTRTKLEELKNHMIPKMDQIQETSLTELKKLGENKDIINLLTRSMHNVTTNVETCSKTLEDHLIDPVRSCRQVTKESGTYLFSLGKCSKPFEVFCEQNKLEGGWTVIQYRFDGSVDFYRNWTEYRNGFGKFDGEFWLGLEYVHQITKNRPHELVVEVKDFHGNYAYSKYDEFEIGDESEKYALKKLGTHSGTAEDSINNHKNKKFTTFDRDNDETDNYNCAEIYHGAWWYDSCFQTHLNGRYRNTTEDGSAMVWYFFENDWRELSYSRMMIRDIIK; this is encoded by the exons ATGGCGATAGGAGGTTTCGAGATGGAGCTTTTAATGACAAAGCTCGATTACTTGCAAGACAAACTGCAGGAGGTGGAGCAAACTATGAAGACAGCTATGGAGAGTTCGCTGAAG GAAACGGAGCATCGTTTACAGGCCAAAATGCTCGCATTGGAAGAATCTTTGAAAAAG AGTGTGGAGGCATCGGAAGGGAATACACGGACCAAATTGGAGGAATTGAAGAATCATATGATACCCAAGATGGACCAGATTCAGGAAACATCGCTAACTGAACTTAAGAAACTAGGAGAAAATAAGGACATTATTAATTTGCTAACGCGTTCGATGCATAATGTAACTACAAATGTAGAAACATGCAGTAAGACATTGGAAGACCACTTAATAGATCCTGTCCGATCATGTCGACAAGTTACCAAAGAATCTGGCACGTATCTGTTCAGTTTGGGGAAATGTTCGAAACCATTCGAGGTCTTTTGCGAACAAAATAAGTTGGAGGGCGGCTGGACAGTGATCCAGTATAGGTTCGACGGTTCAGTCGATTTCTATCGGAACTGGACGGAGTACCGCAATGGATTCGGAAAGTTTGATGGTGAGTTCTGGCTCGGGCTAGAATATGTGCATCAAATTACCAAAAACCGACCGCATgagctggtggtggaggtgaaaGATTTCCATGGAAACTACGCATACTCTAAGTATGATGAGTTTGAGATAGGAGACGAATCGGAGAAGTATGCGTTGAAGAAGTTAGGGACACACTCAGGGACAGCAGAAGATTCGATTAACAaccacaaaaataaaaaatttactaCATTCGATCGCGACAATGACGAAACGGATAACTATAATTGTGCTGAGATATATCACGGAGCCTGGTGGTACGATAGCTGCTTCCAAACCCATTTGAACGGGCGTTATCGGAACACAACAGAAGATGGTAGTGCGATGGTGTGGTACTTTTTCGAAAATGACTGGCGTGAACTGTCTTACTCGCGAATGATGATTCGCGATATCATTAAGTAA